The DNA segment AAGAAATCCGTTTTAATCATATTGGCATTGCTATAATTGGACACCCACGTCATGGTAGACGGTTCATCATCATAGCCTTCATAAATTTTTTCAAAGCCAAGATCCGTACAACGTAAATTGGCTAAGTATTTAATGTAGTCCTCTACCATCTGTTCCGTGAGCCCCTCAATATCATTGCCGATGACATACTTGCCCCAGGCCATTTCCTGCTCTGCGCCTTCATGAATCATCTCACGGAATTCAGACATCAGTTCCGGCGTGAAGAGCTCCGCTTCTTCCACACGAAGCTCGTTGATAATGTTTTTAAATAGATAGAGATGGGTGCTTTCATCTCGATTAATGTAGCGAATTTGCTGCGCTGATCCTGTCATGCGGCCATTGCGAGCCAAGTTATAGAAGAACATAAATCCACTATAAAAGTAAATACCCTCGAGAATATAATTGCCCATACAAACTCTTAAGAAGTTTTCTGCAGATTTTTCTTCCTGAAACCGGTTGTAAATGTTACCGATAAAGGTGTTGCGACGAAGCAGATGGGCATCGTCACGCCATTGATAGAGGATTTCATCACGCTTATTCGGCTCACAAATAGAATCCAACATATAGCTGTAACTTTGGGAATGAATAGCTTCTTGGAAAGTTTGAATACACAGGCAGAGATTCACCTCATTGGCAGTGATATATTCACCTACATTGGGTAAATTCGCCGTTTGAATACTGTCCAAGAAAATTAAAAAACTGAGAATTTTATCGTAGGCAGTACGTTCTGTCTCATCCAGTTTCGGGTATTGCTTCTTATCTTGTGCTAAGTTAATCTCTTCAGGGATCCAAAAATTATTCATGGATTGGCGATACCACTTGGACACCCACTCGTATTTCATGTTGTTAAAATCATTCAAATTGGTGGTATTGCCATTAATCATACGACGTTTTAACAGTTCAATATCGCCATCAGGATTAAATAGAGCCTTTTTGGTAATTGATGTCATCATACCCTCCTATTCATTATAGTGCACAGCTTTTACATTCTTCTACTTCCAACGCTTTTGAGCGAATATAGTACACGGTCTTGACGCCTTCATGGTAGGCTTCAAGATACAGGTTCAGAATTTGTCTGAAAGTGTAGTCATTAGTGATATACAGGTTCATGCTTTGAGCTTGATCGACATGCCGACTTCGCACACCACAGGCTTTTATCGACCAAGACTGATCTAAGCGGTGAGCTTCGGTGTAGTATCCGTAAGTACTCATGGTCAGATCCGGTGCCACCCGAGGAATAAGTCCGTTCTTCTTCTCATCATAATAAAAGCGATTTAAAATCGGATCAATACCTGCCGTGGTGCCTGCGACAATGGACGTGGATGACGTCGGCGCTATGGCAAGTAAATACCCATTTCTAAGACCGTGGGTTGCAATCTTTTCTTTCAGGGCCAACCACCTCTCACTCGTGTAATTGCGCTGTGTGAAATAACGACCGTTCTCCCACTCGGAACCTTGAAAGTAGGGATAAGCACCTTTATCTAAAGCCGTTTCATACGACGCTTTAATGGCATAGTAGTTGATGGAATCAAAGACCTTATCTACAAAGTCCAAATGTTCATCGCTTTCCCACAAAACATGATGTGCAGCGAGCATATGATGATACCCGGACACACCAAGACCGATAGGACGATAGCGACTGTTGTTAACTTCGGCATCAGCCACAGGAAAATAATTTAATTCGATAACATTGTCCAGAGCTCGAACGACTGAAGTCGTAACTTCTTCCAATTCCGCTTCATCCAAGACATTGAGCTTGCCCAAATTTAAACTGGCCAGATTACAAACCACAAAATCGCCCGGTTTTACTTTTGTGACAATGACAGTATCGCCATCTTCAGTGGTTATCGTCTCGGAGCGTTCTTCCGATGGCGACATATTCTGCGCAATTTCAGTGCACAAATTGGAGCAGTAGATGACGCCTTTATGCTTATTAGGATTGGCGCGATTTACTGTGTCCCGATTAAAAGCAAATGGCGTACCGGTTTCCACTGCGGATTTAATAATAAGGCGAACCAGTTCTTTAATTGGGATCCAGCGTTTGGAAATGCTTTCGTCTTTCAGGCATTCCAAATATTTTTCCGTCCACTCGGTACCGAAGGTATCCTCCAGTGCAAATCCCTT comes from the Peptoniphilus equinus genome and includes:
- a CDS encoding ribonucleotide-diphosphate reductase subunit beta translates to MTSITKKALFNPDGDIELLKRRMINGNTTNLNDFNNMKYEWVSKWYRQSMNNFWIPEEINLAQDKKQYPKLDETERTAYDKILSFLIFLDSIQTANLPNVGEYITANEVNLCLCIQTFQEAIHSQSYSYMLDSICEPNKRDEILYQWRDDAHLLRRNTFIGNIYNRFQEEKSAENFLRVCMGNYILEGIYFYSGFMFFYNLARNGRMTGSAQQIRYINRDESTHLYLFKNIINELRVEEAELFTPELMSEFREMIHEGAEQEMAWGKYVIGNDIEGLTEQMVEDYIKYLANLRCTDLGFEKIYEGYDDEPSTMTWVSNYSNANMIKTDFFEARSTAYAKSGALVDDL